AATTGGATAATTTAAATGTGACTCAGATAGTTTCAATGACATTTCTACATAAGCTTTAATACCTTTCGGCCCTACTAAAGTTAGTGGCTTTTGTTCTCCGCCTTGAAATGAACGACTGGAAAGTAAACCAGGCAAACCGAAGATATGATCGCCGTGCATATGCGTTATAAAAATATGTGTCACTTTTCCTAATTTAATTGCATGATGTAAAATTTGGTGCTGTGTACCTTCACCAACGTCGAAAAGCCATATGGAATTGGAATATGGTTCTAAATTTAATGCGATTGCTTGTGTATTTCTTTCTTTAGTTGGCAAACCTGCACTCGTTCCAAAAAATGTAACTTCCATATATGCCCCTCCTTTTCTTCAATTCATTTTATCATAAAATTTGTATCAATTTAGTTTTAATTTATTCTTTAATCAAATTCTGTTAAAAATTCTACCTTACATACTAAATTTTCAAAGTTAAATGTAGACATAACTATATAAATTTTGATAATTACGTTATACTAAACATTAATAAGTATCACATTTTGAATGATACATTTAGTGATAATTAATTTTAAGTTAGCTAATACAGTCGAGCATATTGTATGACCTACTTAATGTATTATCTTATAATAATAAATCATATATCTAATTAAGAATTGAGGTTTTAATCTTGAGTACTAAAAACAAACACATCCCATGTTTAATCACAATATTTGGTGCAACAGGTGATTTAAGTCATCGTAAGTTGTTTCCATCAATATTCCATCTCTACCAACAAGACAATTTAGATGAACATATTGCCATCATCGGTATTGGACGTCGTGACATTACTAATGATGATTTCCGTAATCAAGTAAAATCATCAATTCAAAAGCACGTAAAAGATACACACAAAATTGACGCGTTTATGGAACATGTCTTCTATCATAGACATGATGTAAGTAACGAAGAAAGTTACCAAGAATTATTAGAATTCAGTAATGAACTTGATAGCAAATTCAAATTGAATGGCAATCGCTTATTCTACTTAGCTATGGCTCCGCAATTCTTCGGTGTCATTTCAGATTATTTAAAATCATCTGGCTTAACAGATACAAATGGATTTAAACGTCTAGTTATTGAAAAGCCATTCGGTAGTGATTTAAAATCGGCAGAAGCATTAAACAATCAAATTCGTAAGTCATTTAAAGAAGAAGAAATTTATCGTATTGACCATTACTTAGGTAAAGACATGGTTCAAAACATTGAAGTGTTACGTTTTGCCAATGCAATGTTCGAACCCCTTTGGAACAATAAGTATATTTCAAACATTCAAGTTACATCTTCTGAAATATTAGGCGTTGAAGATCGCGGTGGTTATTATGAATCTAGTGGCGCGTTAAAAGACATGGTTCAAAACCACATGTTACAAATGGTTGCATTATTAGCTATGGAAGCTCCAATTAGTTTAAATAGTGAAGATATCCGAGCTGAAAAAGTTAAAGTGCTTAAATCACTTCGTCACTTCCAATCAGAAGATGTTAAAAAGAACTTTGTGCGTGGACAATATGGAGAAGGTTATATTGATGGTAAAAAAGTTAAAGCATACCGTGATGAAGATCGTGTTGCTGACGATTCAAATACGCCTACTTTTGTATCAGGCAAGTTAACAATTGATAACTTTAGATGGGCTGGCGTACCATTCTATATTCGTACTGGTAAACGTATGAAATCTAAAACAATTCAAGTTGTTGTTGAATTTAAAGAAGTACCAATGAACTTATACTATGAAACTGATAAACTGTTAGATTCAAATCTATTAGTAATCAATATTCAGCCAAACGAAGGTGTTTCTTTACATTTAAACGCTAAGAAAAATACACAAGGTATCGAGACTGAACCTGTTCAATTATCATATTCCATGAGCGCCCAAGATAAAATGAATACTGTAGATGCATATGAAAACCTACTATTCGATTGTCTAAAAGGTGATGCGACTAACTTTACACATTGGGAAGAGTTAAAATCAACATGGAAATTTGTAGATGCTATTCAAGATGAATGGAATATGGTAGACCCAGAGTTCCCTAACTATGAATCAGGTACTAATGGTCCATTAGAAAGTGATTTATTACTTGCTCGTGATGGTAACCACTGGTGGGACGATATTCAATAATTAAATTTATACGCACATATTAAATATAAATAAATGAGCGAATGACAAGCATTGATTACTATTCAAGTAAATCTTTGGTTCTATCATTCGCTTTTTTTCTAGACTATACTGAATAAGTATTTTTTAAACTGCACCAAACTATTTTAATAATCACCGAACAAATGGGTGTATATTTATTAGAAATAATGTAGAATAAAAATTAATGATTGAATTAATTGGAGTGAAAGTTTTGGACGTTATCAAGCAAATACAACAGGCAATTGTTTATATTGAAGATCGTTTATTAGAGCCTTTCAATTTGCAAGAATTAAGTGATTACGTTGGTCTTTCGCCATACCATCTTGATCAATCATTTAAAATGATTGTCGGCTTATCTCCAGAAGCTTATGCCCGAGCACGCAAAATGACGCTCGCTGCAAATGATGTGATTAATGGTGCTACACGACTTGTAGATATCGCTAAAAAATATCACTATGCAAATTCAAATGATTTTGCAAATGATTTTAGTGATTTTCATGGCGTATCACCTATTCAAGCTTCTACTAAAAAAGATGAATTACAAATTCAAGAGCGATTATATATCAAGTTATCAACTACTGAGAGAGCACCCTATCCATATAGATTAGAAGAGACAGATGATATTTCATTGGTTGGATATGCAAGATTTATAGACACTAAGTATTTGTCACATCCTTTTAATGTTCCGGATTTTTTAGAAGACTTGCTCATTGATGGTAAAATTAAAGAGTTACGACGATATAATGATGTCAGTCCATTTGAATTGTTCGTCATTAGTTGTCCTCTTGAAAATGGTTTAGAAATATTTGTAGGTGTTCCAAGTGAACGTTATCCAGCACACTTAGAAAGTAGATTTTTACCTGGCAAACATTGCGCGAAATTCAATTTACAAGGTGAAATTGATTATGCTACAAATGAAGCATGGTATTATATTGAATCAAGTTTGCAGTTAACACTTCCATATGAAAGAAATGATTTATATGTAGAAGTATATCCTCTCGATATTTCATTTAATGACCCATTCACTAAAATTCAGCTTTGGATTCCTGTTAAACTGAGTCCTTATGACGAAGACTAAAATGATAAAACAAAGCCCCCTAATACATCTATAGACTCTATAAATGTCCTTAGATTGTATTAAGGGGTATTTTAATGCGTTAATTTAATGCGTTAATTTAATTCGATAACACATGCTTCATATGCACGTAAATTTTTTAAATTAACTTTGGCATCATAATTACATAATTTCACTTCTCCATGACTTAAATCAAATGGTACATCTAATTCAGCTTCGTGGTCAGTAAGATTGCCTACAATAAGAACTTGCTTTTCATGTAGTGTTCTCGTGTAAGCGAAGACTTGTGAGTTTTCAGCATCTACTAAATCGAATTGACCATAGATATACACATCGTCAGATTTTCTTAATTGTATTAAATCTTTATAAAATTGCAAAATTGAATGGTTATCTTCTAATTGTTGTGCAACATTGATAGTTTTATAATTCGGATTCACTGGGAACCACGGTTCACCATTTGTAAATCCGCCATTGGACGTATCATCCCATTGCATAGGTGTGCGAGAATTATCTCGATTCTCATCTTTATATTTCGCAAGTAAAGCGTCTACGTCACCACCTCGAGATTTCACAATTTGATAGTCATTTTTAACAGCAACATCGTTAAACGTTTCAATACTTTCAAATGGATAATTCGTCATACCTATTTCTTGTCCCTGATAAATGAACGGTGTACCTTGTTGTAAGAAGTAAACAGCTGCATGACTTGTTGCTGATTCATACCAATACTTGTCATCGTCACCCCACGTCGATACACGTCTAGGTTGGTCATGATTTTCAATAAATAGCGCATTCCATCCTTTATTTTCAAGTTGTTTTTGCCATCTATTTAATACAGATTTATATGAATTTACATCAAAATGAGAATCACCACTATTCCACAGTCCCAAATGTTCAAATTGGAATATCATATTAAATTTACCATTTTCTTCCCCGACCCAGTCATCAGCATCATCAGGGCTTACACCATTCGCTTCACCAACAGTCATAATGTCATACTTACTTAATGAGCGTTCTTTCATCTCTTGTAACCAAGTTTGAATACCTGGTTGATTCATATCTACATCAAATGCCGGCGCATACGTTTTACCTTCAGGCACAGGTAAATCTCCCGCTTCAAACGTCTTCTTAATATGTGTAATTGCATCTACTCTAAATCCATCTATTCCCTTGTCAAACCACCAGTTCATCATTTCAAATACAGCATCTCTAACTTCAGGATTAGCCCAATTCAAGTCAGGTTGTTTTTTACTAAATAAATGGAAATAATATTGCTCAGTATTAGCATCATATTCCCACGTTGAGCCATTAAAAATACTTTCCCAGTTGTTTGGTTCTGAACCATCTGCTTTTGGATCTTGCCAAATATACCAATCTCGCTTTGGGTTATCTTTACTTGATCTAGATTCGATGAACCAAGGATGTTCATCAGACGTATGATTTACAACTAAGTCTAAAATAAGTTTCATACCACTATCATGAACACCTTTTAACAAACGATTGAAGTCTTCCATCGTGCCAAATTCGTCCATAATTTCTTTATAATCACTAATATCATAACCATTATCATCATTTGGTGACTTAAACATTGGACTTAACCAAATCACATCAATCCCTAAGTCTTTTAGGTAATCCAATTTTTCAATCATTCCTGGCAGATCACCAATTCCATCATGATTACTATCATTAAAGCTTCTTGGATATACTTGATATGCTACCGCTTCTTTCCACCATTGTTTCTTCATTTTAAAACTCCTTTGCTATAGTTGTGTAGATTTTCTAATTTTTAATTCTGTATCTATAATGACCAGTTCAACGATATTCTGCTTTTTATTTTTTAATATCTCTAAAATGGCAGATCCAGCTTGTTGACCCAGCATTCTAGGCTTGATATCAATACTCGTTTGAGGTGGTGACGCAATTTCAGTTAAATAAGAATCATTGAACGTTGCTGTCATCACATCATTCGGTATTTCAATATTAAGTTCATATAGCACACTTAAAATCGCTAAATGTAACATGGCATCTAATGAAATAATTGCCTGTTTTGTCTTCGGATTTTGAAATTTTGCTTGTTTCCCTTTTAAAAAACTTAAAATAGATTCCCTATCACTATTCGTTTCAATAATTTGATAATCCAGATTAAATTGTGAGGCAACCGTTTCAAATCCTTGAATCCTATCTTTCGAAACTTCAAAATCGCCTTTTTCTGTAATAAATATTAATTCATCTACACCTTGTTCAATAACATGTCGTGTCAAATTTTCAGAAGCTAAAATATTATCATTATCTATGTGTGTAAATTGATGATCTATATCCGATGTAGGCTTACCAATCACAATAAATGGCATACTTTCATCAATTAACATTTGCTTAATCGGATCATTCTCTTTTGAATAGAGCAGTATAAACGCATCAACCATTCGTTGTTTAATCATTTTATAAACTTCATCCATTAAATCGTTCATATTATTTGAGACTGTCGTTTGGGTACCATAGCCATGTTGATTACACGTTTCAGAAATTCCTAATAATACATTTATATAGAATGGATTCAGTCGAATAGGCTCCTCAGACCCTTTTAACACTAAACCAATTTTATATGTTTGGTTTGTAATTAAAGTTCTAGCAGCAGTATTAGGAAAATAATTCAATTCTTCCATAACTTTCTTCACTTTTGAAATTGTCGCTTCGCTAATACGTTGATTTCCTTTTATAACTCTTGAAACAGTCGAAGGTGAAACACCCGCTTTTAGAGCAACATCTTTAATCGTAACCATTTAATCACCTCCTGTTTATCTCTGGTTTGGAAAACGCTTCCAATTCCTGTATAATATCAGTTTAGTCACACTTTCTAAAAAAGTCAAAAGATTTGTGCAAACGATTGCATAAAACGGTAAAAATAAAACCTTCATACTGAAATCCAATGCGAAAATCAATATAAAGGTTATTTATATATTTAGTCACTAACAGCGAAATAGTTACCTTGGCCATCTTGGAAATTAAATACACGTTGACCATTCATTTCTACTATATCATGCCCAGTTAAACCTAAATCATTTAATTTTGAGTATAATGCATCAAAGTTTTTCTCTTTAAACATTAAAGATGGTGTTCCTAGGTTCACCTCCGGGCTATACTTTTCAATAAATTCTTTTGCCATAATCGTCAATGACGTTTCAGCATCTTTCGTAGGTGATACTTCAACTGCAACATAGTTCTCAGCTAACGGTGTTTCACTTACAACAACAAACCCTAATGTTTCTGTCCAAAATGCTTTCGCTTTTTCAACATCATCAACATATAACATTACTTGATTTAACTTCTCCATAAGTTAATACCTCTATTTCTCTATAATACAAGCTATCATAACACAGTAATTAAAGTATTACTTCACAAAATGCTTTTATATGAGATAGCTTTATAATAAAAGAAAACTTGCTTGCATTATTTTATTTAAAGCATCTGAGACATAAATCAGTGTTTTAGAATCTACAATGTTATATTAGCAGCAATTGACTGAATGAAAATGTTCTTTTAAAAAACTATTTCTGTTTCTAGATAACCTTTCAGAGCTCGGAGCCCCAAATGTAGAGAATTTCGAAAAGAAATTCTCTACATTGTTGATATAAATATATATTAATCGGATGTAACTCATTTGCCGATGCATATAATAGCGTACTTGTCTTTATATCCCCATATTTCACTTTTCTAGGTGTTTTACCAAAAGAAAAATTAAGTATTGTTGTCAATTCTTGACAAATCATTTCAAAGAATATGAATTCCCTTGTATTTTTTTGTAATTTCAAAGATTATTAAAAGATTCTTTTATTCTTCTGTTTTTTTATCACTTTTAGGAAGTGACCTTGTATCTTTATCATTAATTTCATTTAATAATTGATGTTCATTAAATAAAACTGCATAATTCGATTCATTATAAGATAACATGCGTTTGAAGTCACTAAGTCACTGATGATTTACATTTAATAAGTACTTTAAAGATTCTGATTCTTGATTTCCTAAAATAATTTGAGCAAAGTTATTACGATTATCATTATTTGCACTATTATCGTCATTTAATTTAAATAACGAATGTTGATTAAACATTCCCTTCAACTGACAATTAATCATTGCTTTTTACCTCTTTTGTTAGTTGCTACAAGCAATTCAATAATAATCACTAATAATATGGACAAGATCACACCTAAAAACATAATATTTGTTATAATTGGCTCTCCACTAACGCCATAATTGTGTATTCTGTATAAATTTAATCCTAATAAATTTACATCAAAATTCGCATAACCATTTTTATTTATAATAAAGTAGCCTGTTGAAATCGCGATGGCTGTGATGATGGCGGATAACACAATACCTGCTAAAATTTCAATAATCACTCGCATTTCTTGTCTTTTCAACATCATTATTCTCCTCATTTCTTAAACTTATAAATAAACAAACTTAAAACACTCGTCACTATGATATACAATGAATTTAATTTTAAAAATGATGCATCCCACATACGTTCATTTGTCCAAATTGAATAAAAATCATTAGTAACATATTTGATTGGTATCCAATTTCCTATTTCTTTTAAAAGATTAGGGAGCTCTCCATACTGAACAAAAACACCAATAATCATATAAGTGAGAAAAAGCAATATCATTCCAAAAGGCAATAAAACCTTACTCTTTCTTATTAACAAAGCTAAAAATGTTCCTATCATTAATAGAGCGATAATGTTATAAAAAATTTGGAAAAAGAAGGCTATAAAATATTGCGTGTTTGGTAGAGTTAATGAGAAAAATACTTTACCAATAATGATATTTAAAATAACACTAAATATCGCTAAGAAGCAGTATGAAATAATATTAGAAACGATTAAACTACTAATATTTACTTCAAAATATTTTAATCGCTTTAGCGTCTCATTCTCAATGCTCTCACTTAACCAAATTGGAAAGCTAATAAAAGCAATCGGTAGCAGACCAATACTCGTACTAATTAAAAAATATTTATCTATAAAGTGTCTTCCATTTCCTATACTAAAATTTCCATAAGACAAAATAACAACTATTACCATGATGATTGGAAAAATTAATGAAAAGAACACTGATATAGGAACTCTAAATTGCATTTTTATGCTTAACAAAATTTTATTTATCATATTTCCTCCAAAGTTGATATTAAATATGTTGAGTATATATTTTGCATGTTTATTTTAAATTCTATTTTTCGTTCATTTAATAGATTAATAACGTCATTCATTTGCTCTTTATTATGGGTAACAATCTTAGTATTAAAATATACATCGGCATTTAATTTTTCAATAACAACTCTAACTTGATAATCTAATTCTTGATTCACTATTTCAATCAGTGCATAGTGATAAAATTTTGAGAAAAATTGATCTATACTGCCGTAATACAATAATTCTCCTTTATCTAAAATGATTAATTTATTCGCCCAATTTTCAACCTCATCAAAGTAATGCGTAATTTTAATTACTGCTTTATTTTGGGTGATTTCTTTAGTTTTCTGTAATAAATTTTGTCTTTTTTCATAGTCTAATCCAGATGTCAATTCATCAAATATGTATAAATTTTTTTGTTCATTCAATACTAATCCTACAGTTAAGCGCTTTTGCTCCCCCAAGGATAAATCTTTAACAAATTTATTTATAAGATGTTCTAATGAGAAAGCTTTCGTAAATGCTTTAAATTGTTTACTTCGTTTGCTATAAGCTGTTATTAAATAAATTAATTCATGTACTTTGATTAAATCCCCATACTTATTCTCTTGAAAAACAATTCCTATATCTTTAGACCTTATCATTCTATCAATAACGCCGCTGTATTTTATCTCATTTAACAAGCAATTAATCAAAGTCGTTTTTCCCGCACCATTTTTCCCTATCAGTGCTATTTTATCTTTACTATAAATATTTATAGTACTATTATTAAGGTTTAGAATTTTTCTATTATTAATATCAACTTTTAAATTCTTAATAGTCATTAAACTTTCCATACACTCACCTATCAAATTTGGAAAAGCTTGATCTAAATAGACCAAGCTTTACCTTTAATTTATTGCTCTTATGATGTAATATTACTATCATTAAATATAAATATATCACACAATATATCTATGGTCAATCTTTTATATTTACGTATTTTTTTCAGTATTAAAGTTATCAACTTATTTAATAATAAATCTATGATATTAAAT
This is a stretch of genomic DNA from Staphylococcus roterodami. It encodes these proteins:
- a CDS encoding LacI family DNA-binding transcriptional regulator — translated: MVTIKDVALKAGVSPSTVSRVIKGNQRISEATISKVKKVMEELNYFPNTAARTLITNQTYKIGLVLKGSEEPIRLNPFYINVLLGISETCNQHGYGTQTTVSNNMNDLMDEVYKMIKQRMVDAFILLYSKENDPIKQMLIDESMPFIVIGKPTSDIDHQFTHIDNDNILASENLTRHVIEQGVDELIFITEKGDFEVSKDRIQGFETVASQFNLDYQIIETNSDRESILSFLKGKQAKFQNPKTKQAIISLDAMLHLAILSVLYELNIEIPNDVMTATFNDSYLTEIASPPQTSIDIKPRMLGQQAGSAILEILKNKKQNIVELVIIDTELKIRKSTQL
- a CDS encoding AraC family transcriptional regulator produces the protein MDVIKQIQQAIVYIEDRLLEPFNLQELSDYVGLSPYHLDQSFKMIVGLSPEAYARARKMTLAANDVINGATRLVDIAKKYHYANSNDFANDFSDFHGVSPIQASTKKDELQIQERLYIKLSTTERAPYPYRLEETDDISLVGYARFIDTKYLSHPFNVPDFLEDLLIDGKIKELRRYNDVSPFELFVISCPLENGLEIFVGVPSERYPAHLESRFLPGKHCAKFNLQGEIDYATNEAWYYIESSLQLTLPYERNDLYVEVYPLDISFNDPFTKIQLWIPVKLSPYDED
- a CDS encoding VOC family protein → MEKLNQVMLYVDDVEKAKAFWTETLGFVVVSETPLAENYVAVEVSPTKDAETSLTIMAKEFIEKYSPEVNLGTPSLMFKEKNFDALYSKLNDLGLTGHDIVEMNGQRVFNFQDGQGNYFAVSD
- a CDS encoding alpha-glucosidase; protein product: MKKQWWKEAVAYQVYPRSFNDSNHDGIGDLPGMIEKLDYLKDLGIDVIWLSPMFKSPNDDNGYDISDYKEIMDEFGTMEDFNRLLKGVHDSGMKLILDLVVNHTSDEHPWFIESRSSKDNPKRDWYIWQDPKADGSEPNNWESIFNGSTWEYDANTEQYYFHLFSKKQPDLNWANPEVRDAVFEMMNWWFDKGIDGFRVDAITHIKKTFEAGDLPVPEGKTYAPAFDVDMNQPGIQTWLQEMKERSLSKYDIMTVGEANGVSPDDADDWVGEENGKFNMIFQFEHLGLWNSGDSHFDVNSYKSVLNRWQKQLENKGWNALFIENHDQPRRVSTWGDDDKYWYESATSHAAVYFLQQGTPFIYQGQEIGMTNYPFESIETFNDVAVKNDYQIVKSRGGDVDALLAKYKDENRDNSRTPMQWDDTSNGGFTNGEPWFPVNPNYKTINVAQQLEDNHSILQFYKDLIQLRKSDDVYIYGQFDLVDAENSQVFAYTRTLHEKQVLIVGNLTDHEAELDVPFDLSHGEVKLCNYDAKVNLKNLRAYEACVIELN
- a CDS encoding LlsX family protein — translated: MLKRQEMRVIIEILAGIVLSAIITAIAISTGYFIINKNGYANFDVNLLGLNLYRIHNYGVSGEPIITNIMFLGVILSILLVIIIELLVATNKRGKKQ
- a CDS encoding ABC transporter permease: MINKILLSIKMQFRVPISVFFSLIFPIIMVIVVILSYGNFSIGNGRHFIDKYFLISTSIGLLPIAFISFPIWLSESIENETLKRLKYFEVNISSLIVSNIISYCFLAIFSVILNIIIGKVFFSLTLPNTQYFIAFFFQIFYNIIALLMIGTFLALLIRKSKVLLPFGMILLFLTYMIIGVFVQYGELPNLLKEIGNWIPIKYVTNDFYSIWTNERMWDASFLKLNSLYIIVTSVLSLFIYKFKK
- the zwf gene encoding glucose-6-phosphate dehydrogenase — protein: MSTKNKHIPCLITIFGATGDLSHRKLFPSIFHLYQQDNLDEHIAIIGIGRRDITNDDFRNQVKSSIQKHVKDTHKIDAFMEHVFYHRHDVSNEESYQELLEFSNELDSKFKLNGNRLFYLAMAPQFFGVISDYLKSSGLTDTNGFKRLVIEKPFGSDLKSAEALNNQIRKSFKEEEIYRIDHYLGKDMVQNIEVLRFANAMFEPLWNNKYISNIQVTSSEILGVEDRGGYYESSGALKDMVQNHMLQMVALLAMEAPISLNSEDIRAEKVKVLKSLRHFQSEDVKKNFVRGQYGEGYIDGKKVKAYRDEDRVADDSNTPTFVSGKLTIDNFRWAGVPFYIRTGKRMKSKTIQVVVEFKEVPMNLYYETDKLLDSNLLVINIQPNEGVSLHLNAKKNTQGIETEPVQLSYSMSAQDKMNTVDAYENLLFDCLKGDATNFTHWEELKSTWKFVDAIQDEWNMVDPEFPNYESGTNGPLESDLLLARDGNHWWDDIQ
- a CDS encoding ATP-binding cassette domain-containing protein, giving the protein MESLMTIKNLKVDINNRKILNLNNSTINIYSKDKIALIGKNGAGKTTLINCLLNEIKYSGVIDRMIRSKDIGIVFQENKYGDLIKVHELIYLITAYSKRSKQFKAFTKAFSLEHLINKFVKDLSLGEQKRLTVGLVLNEQKNLYIFDELTSGLDYEKRQNLLQKTKEITQNKAVIKITHYFDEVENWANKLIILDKGELLYYGSIDQFFSKFYHYALIEIVNQELDYQVRVVIEKLNADVYFNTKIVTHNKEQMNDVINLLNERKIEFKINMQNIYSTYLISTLEEI